One window from the genome of Musa acuminata AAA Group cultivar baxijiao chromosome BXJ1-4, Cavendish_Baxijiao_AAA, whole genome shotgun sequence encodes:
- the LOC135671784 gene encoding kinesin-like protein KIN-6 isoform X1, with amino-acid sequence MDSPSSPCPPTTVRRNPPRRAKQTAYAEALPLASLPQDTSCPADADNLKVFLRIRPNEVAPPRPGRIPPKAGTRALAKGAPPKMERRRTGACLSVNGPSSVTLSAPPLLDRGRAKNEVYDGFSFVFPPDSTQQEVYNMAVNPILMDFMGGKSGLLVALGPTGSGKTYTMFGCARNPGVVPLILKQLFDCPSQGDLHERRSYYLSMFEIHSERGKGERILDLSHDGVELSFQHSTVIGLKEVMVSNIAEAENALALGMLKRSTAATSANDQSSRSQCIINIRKTEKSLSEHSVSLHSAVLTIADLAGAERERKTGNQGARLLESNFINNTSMVFGLCLRALLEHQRNPRKPIEKHFKNSLLTRYLRDYMEGKKCMTLILMVKPGEDDYADTSFLLRQASPYMKIKFTNLEDMSSLPNRKRSTTSPVKVDHHKRRKIDVSKTSLDDEGIHGSDGNVGIKASKKDASSKKLQEIGIPQSFSISSKIVEPATMETPMKGALYIELQKMTRQEEIMRNFSKALWNVLKQYKEKLMVITSLIYSYMGIDIILGWLKFLLPVAPNHANFMDSVKEHFTKK; translated from the exons ATGGACTCACCATCGTCTCCTTGCCCTCCCACCACCGTCCGGCGAAACCCTCCTCGTAGGGCGAAGCAAACGGCCTACGCCGAAGCCCTACCCCTCGCCTCCCTTCCCCAGGACACTTCTTGCCCCGCTGACGCTGACAACCTGAAGGTCTTCCTCCGAATCCGTCCCAACGAGGTCGCGCCGCCGAGGCCCGGCCGCATACCCCCCAAGGCCGGCACCAGGGCACTGGCAAAAGGCGCGCCGCCGAAGATGGAGAGGAGGCGGACCGGTGCGTGCTTGTCGGTGAACGGTCCCAGCTCTGTTACGCTGTCGGCGCCACCTCTGCTCGACCGGGGGCGGGCCAAGAACGAGGTCTACGACGGGTTCTCTTTCGTCTTCCCACCGGATTCAACCCAG CAAGAAGTATATAATATGGCGGTGAACCCAATCTTGATGGATTTTATGGGGGGAAAGAGTGGTCTCTTGGTTGCGTTGGGACCCACTGGTTCCGGAAAGACTTACACCATGTTTGGATGTGCACGGAATCCAGGTGTTGTGCCTCTCattttgaaacagctttttgatTGTCCATCTCAAGGTGATCTTCATGAAAGGAG ATCATATTATCTATCAATGTTTGAGATACATTCTGAACGGGGCaaaggggaaagaatccttgatttATCTCATGATGGGGTCGAGCTGTCCTTTCAACATTCTACTGTAATAGGTCTTAAAGAG GTCATGGTTTCAAATATTGCAGAAGCAGAGAATGCACTGGCACTTGGTATGCTTAAACGTTCTACTGCTGCAACGAGTGCAAATGATCAGTCTAG TCGATCTCAATGCATTATAAACATTCGCAAGACTGAGAAGAGCCTCAGTGAGCACAGTGTTTCTCTACATAGTGCTGTTCTCACTATAGCAGATCTTGCTGGAgctgagagagaaagaaaaactgGAAATCAG GGTGCAAGACTACTGGAAAGCAATTTCATTAACAACACATCAATGGTTTTTGGTCTATGTTTAAGA GCTTTGCTTGAACATCAGAGGAATCCAAGGAAGCCAATAGAGAAGCACTTCAAGAACTCACTG TTGACCAGGTACTTGAGAGATTATATGGAGGGCAAAAAATGTATGACTCTG ATCTTGATGGTAAAACCTGGAGAAGATGATTATGCAGACACATCATTTTTACTGAGGCAGGCATCACCTTACATGAAAATCAA GTTTACCAATCTTGAAGATATGTCAAGCTTACCTAATCGAAAAAGAAGTACCACTTCACCTGTTAAAGTAGATCATCATAAAAGGAGGAAGATCGATGTATCTAAAACTTCATtg GATGATGAAGGAATACATGGTAGTGACGGAAATGTTGGAATTAAAGCATCCAAGAAAG ATGCTAGTTCGAAGAAGCTTCAGGAGATCGGAATACCACAATCTTTCTCAATTTCTTCAAAGATTGTTGAACCTGCAACAATGGAGACACCCATGAAAGGCGCCCTCTATATTGAGCTGCAAAAAATgacaagacaagaagaaattaTGAGGAATTTTTCGAAGGCTTTATGGAATGTTCTAAAGCAGTATAAAGAGAAACTTATGGTAATTACTTCTCTGATTTATTCATATATGGGCATTGATATAATTTTAGGGTGGTTGAAATTTCTTTTGCCTGTTGCACCAAACCATGCGAATTTTATGGACTCAGTCAAGGAGCATTTCACTAAAAAGTGA
- the LOC135671784 gene encoding kinesin-like protein KIN-6 isoform X2 — MDSPSSPCPPTTVRRNPPRRAKQTAYAEALPLASLPQDTSCPADADNLKVFLRIRPNEVAPPRPGRIPPKAGTRALAKGAPPKMERRRTGACLSVNGPSSVTLSAPPLLDRGRAKNEVYDGFSFVFPPDSTQQEVYNMAVNPILMDFMGGKSGLLVALGPTGSGKTYTMFGCARNPGVVPLILKQLFDCPSQGDLHERRSYYLSMFEIHSERGKGERILDLSHDGVELSFQHSTVIGLKEVMVSNIAEAENALALGMLKRSTAATSANDQSSRSQCIINIRKTEKSLSEHSVSLHSAVLTIADLAGAERERKTGNQGARLLESNFINNTSMVFGLCLRALLEHQRNPRKPIEKHFKNSLLTRYLRDYMEGKKCMTLILMVKPGEDDYADTSFLLRQASPYMKIKFTNLEDMSSLPNRKRSTTSPVKVDHHKRRKIDVSKTSLDDEGIHGSDGNVGIKASKKVRRSFRRSEYHNLSQFLQRLLNLQQWRHP; from the exons ATGGACTCACCATCGTCTCCTTGCCCTCCCACCACCGTCCGGCGAAACCCTCCTCGTAGGGCGAAGCAAACGGCCTACGCCGAAGCCCTACCCCTCGCCTCCCTTCCCCAGGACACTTCTTGCCCCGCTGACGCTGACAACCTGAAGGTCTTCCTCCGAATCCGTCCCAACGAGGTCGCGCCGCCGAGGCCCGGCCGCATACCCCCCAAGGCCGGCACCAGGGCACTGGCAAAAGGCGCGCCGCCGAAGATGGAGAGGAGGCGGACCGGTGCGTGCTTGTCGGTGAACGGTCCCAGCTCTGTTACGCTGTCGGCGCCACCTCTGCTCGACCGGGGGCGGGCCAAGAACGAGGTCTACGACGGGTTCTCTTTCGTCTTCCCACCGGATTCAACCCAG CAAGAAGTATATAATATGGCGGTGAACCCAATCTTGATGGATTTTATGGGGGGAAAGAGTGGTCTCTTGGTTGCGTTGGGACCCACTGGTTCCGGAAAGACTTACACCATGTTTGGATGTGCACGGAATCCAGGTGTTGTGCCTCTCattttgaaacagctttttgatTGTCCATCTCAAGGTGATCTTCATGAAAGGAG ATCATATTATCTATCAATGTTTGAGATACATTCTGAACGGGGCaaaggggaaagaatccttgatttATCTCATGATGGGGTCGAGCTGTCCTTTCAACATTCTACTGTAATAGGTCTTAAAGAG GTCATGGTTTCAAATATTGCAGAAGCAGAGAATGCACTGGCACTTGGTATGCTTAAACGTTCTACTGCTGCAACGAGTGCAAATGATCAGTCTAG TCGATCTCAATGCATTATAAACATTCGCAAGACTGAGAAGAGCCTCAGTGAGCACAGTGTTTCTCTACATAGTGCTGTTCTCACTATAGCAGATCTTGCTGGAgctgagagagaaagaaaaactgGAAATCAG GGTGCAAGACTACTGGAAAGCAATTTCATTAACAACACATCAATGGTTTTTGGTCTATGTTTAAGA GCTTTGCTTGAACATCAGAGGAATCCAAGGAAGCCAATAGAGAAGCACTTCAAGAACTCACTG TTGACCAGGTACTTGAGAGATTATATGGAGGGCAAAAAATGTATGACTCTG ATCTTGATGGTAAAACCTGGAGAAGATGATTATGCAGACACATCATTTTTACTGAGGCAGGCATCACCTTACATGAAAATCAA GTTTACCAATCTTGAAGATATGTCAAGCTTACCTAATCGAAAAAGAAGTACCACTTCACCTGTTAAAGTAGATCATCATAAAAGGAGGAAGATCGATGTATCTAAAACTTCATtg GATGATGAAGGAATACATGGTAGTGACGGAAATGTTGGAATTAAAGCATCCAAGAAAG TTCGAAGAAGCTTCAGGAGATCGGAATACCACAATCTTTCTCAATTTCTTCAAAGATTGTTGAACCTGCAACAATGGAGACACCCATGA